The Armatimonadota bacterium genome includes a region encoding these proteins:
- a CDS encoding VWA domain-containing protein — translation MKGYSSLILIAVVLCQAACIHGSRTELVLVVDYSGSTRAERAQQQAVVVSRLESADPSTTFSLYRMGSTTEELLAGEIDSTPIEAIVSRLKRGTDSSDKRRGTNFVDMAEAVSARLSATTADRVQVTVMTDGGDDSASNTPTISRYTKSIDRICKDRRVTSVDFVGVLPKYKKSIRDSWAAAGNRLRLLEPVQASDK, via the coding sequence GTGAAGGGCTACTCGTCCCTCATATTGATCGCGGTGGTTCTGTGCCAGGCCGCTTGCATCCACGGGAGCAGAACTGAACTTGTGCTCGTCGTCGACTACAGCGGAAGCACCCGAGCCGAGCGTGCTCAACAACAAGCAGTTGTCGTATCGAGGCTGGAGTCAGCGGATCCCAGTACGACGTTCAGCCTCTACAGGATGGGGTCTACCACTGAAGAACTTCTCGCGGGAGAAATTGACTCGACGCCAATCGAGGCCATCGTTTCCAGATTGAAACGAGGAACCGACTCGTCGGATAAGCGCCGAGGCACGAACTTCGTTGACATGGCAGAGGCTGTTTCGGCCCGGCTATCCGCAACGACCGCTGACCGCGTACAGGTCACCGTGATGACCGACGGGGGAGATGACTCGGCCTCGAATACCCCCACCATCTCTCGCTACACAAAGTCAATCGATCGAATCTGTAAAGACCGCCGAGTTACATCAGTCGACTTTGTTGGGGTGCTGCCCAAGTACAAGAAGTCGATTCGTGATTCGTGGGCTGCTGCGGGCAACAGGTTACGACTACTTGAGCCTGTTCAAGCATCAGACAAGTGA
- a CDS encoding helix-turn-helix domain-containing protein translates to MNHSKLAYTVMEACRLLSLSRAFVYRLIESGELESITIGRARRITSAQLDAFVQARESRDAQVESRSFHTFSRSR, encoded by the coding sequence ATGAATCATTCGAAGCTCGCCTACACAGTCATGGAGGCCTGCCGGCTTCTTTCGCTCTCGCGGGCGTTCGTGTACCGACTCATCGAATCCGGTGAACTGGAAAGCATCACGATCGGGCGCGCTCGTCGCATCACCTCGGCCCAACTGGACGCATTCGTCCAGGCGAGAGAATCCAGGGACGCGCAAGTCGAATCGCGAAGCTTCCACACCTTCAGCCGGTCGCGGTGA
- a CDS encoding class I SAM-dependent methyltransferase, which yields MSFREQWYSDEQARFLAVLARLCRPLEGSVLEFGSWEGKSTCAIANSVHPQVVTAVDTWQGSADEDPEHVSVKAAKERDVKAMFDSNVRALTAGNIRAVVEDCHRFMEDYASPVKFCHIDASHDYDSVSRSIRAVLPNLVEGGILCGDDFINASSLAPGLNGGVERAVRECLPGFLSRGNLWYWITTARRMALLHGSG from the coding sequence GTGTCGTTCCGAGAGCAGTGGTACAGCGACGAACAAGCCCGGTTCCTGGCCGTGCTCGCCAGACTTTGCCGTCCGCTTGAAGGGTCAGTCCTCGAATTCGGCAGTTGGGAAGGTAAAAGTACATGCGCCATCGCAAACTCAGTGCATCCACAAGTCGTGACTGCAGTCGACACGTGGCAGGGTAGTGCGGACGAAGACCCCGAGCACGTCTCAGTCAAAGCCGCGAAGGAGCGAGACGTCAAGGCCATGTTCGATTCGAACGTGCGGGCTCTGACCGCAGGCAATATCCGCGCCGTCGTCGAGGATTGTCACCGCTTCATGGAAGATTACGCCAGCCCGGTGAAGTTCTGTCACATCGATGCGAGCCACGACTACGACAGCGTGAGCCGCTCCATTAGGGCCGTGCTTCCGAACCTCGTTGAAGGAGGGATCCTTTGCGGCGACGACTTCATCAACGCCAGCAGCCTGGCTCCCGGATTGAACGGCGGAGTCGAGCGGGCAGTTCGAGAGTGCCTGCCCGGGTTCCTGTCTCGCGGAAACCTTTGGTATTGGATCACGACTGCCAGGCGCATGGCCCTTCTACACGGATCCGGGTAA
- a CDS encoding glycosyltransferase, translating into MGKTTSRRGLCVVYCVHDDRYYLEEAIGSFKGAGPVYAFVSRIPWHGALGDWQAAGQAAVKAGATVVEGEWPDEDSHRRAALDFVKVQGYSFALIPDGDEIIEDRLLGQLVSVAAGDQADVVNVEWDTYWWSPEYVVRPREPFRPVMLVKLDTAHHVHLRQFIGDRTMSLGEKCGIVHHLSYCGPDERIRRKIGSWSHRREVVPGWYSDVWCRWKSDRALRHLHPTHPSNYGFAERIRIPAQLSSVAKEPEASRASQRRGTSEKWPTVSVCIPLFGGEEDIAACLDSLESCRDLLHEVIVVDNGSPDKAASRVKECEWATLIENERNLGFAKASNQAYAHSSGDVVLFLNSDTVVPRSGLVALIEDLELSGTIAAAGPLSNTVGHSQRTEPTYTRLENLELFAEDLASTGSEPRDTDMAVGFCLAVRRRVLEEVGPFDESFGTGLFEDNDLCHRIRRAGYRIVVSTRSYVHHKGSASFARAGIDSGRLLQENAQKYKDKWRHDLETGFVDVLPGLSERACTYVADRKPEVLVRKLRPLVERADVSLCMIVRDEERVIGDCLRSAAPFFREIVVVDTGSTDRTVEIARSFGARVYEHTWESSFSVARNRSLSYANGKWIFWMDADDTLPWSTGEALLQSAVGAPGHVHAFVVPVQFVEDGAPSGTRVDHVKLFRRLPNVQFEGRIHEQVLPSIRLHGGDLGRLPQVVLHSGYDTSEAGQAKKRARDRVLLALDYFERPGHPFVLFNLGMTCHFTGHHRKAVRWLKRGLKSANATESHVRKAYDLLGVSLRELGRHHEAKEAFKEGLERVGEDAELRFHLGLSCTQEERYEEALVHYDAVLAYDPDSAFHSFDIGILGFKTLHNRAGVLARLGRYSEAKTDYSAAIEQAPDFLPSTFELFDLALGKEDWECAERCIGHVESQEGRSRNYIGMVARYGSAIGGPGGDVAAISRAVERHPAETEPRLMLGRRLAETGRLIEAKPHLAHLASRGVAEAAYVLAVAEVMRDDYPAARDWMLLAHSLNPGHGQTVEQLARINAALGMPEESGLVQ; encoded by the coding sequence ATGGGTAAGACGACCTCGCGCCGAGGGCTCTGCGTGGTCTATTGCGTCCACGACGACCGGTACTACCTCGAAGAGGCGATCGGGTCGTTCAAAGGGGCGGGGCCGGTCTACGCTTTCGTCAGTAGGATCCCATGGCACGGCGCCCTGGGAGACTGGCAGGCAGCAGGCCAAGCAGCGGTAAAGGCAGGGGCCACGGTCGTCGAAGGCGAATGGCCCGACGAAGACTCCCACCGCCGAGCGGCCCTGGACTTCGTCAAGGTGCAGGGCTACTCTTTCGCTCTCATACCGGATGGCGACGAGATCATCGAAGACCGCTTGCTCGGACAGCTTGTGTCGGTCGCGGCTGGAGACCAAGCCGACGTGGTGAATGTGGAATGGGACACGTACTGGTGGTCGCCGGAGTACGTCGTCCGTCCACGAGAGCCGTTTAGGCCCGTGATGCTGGTCAAACTCGACACCGCGCACCACGTCCATTTGCGCCAGTTCATAGGCGACCGGACGATGTCTCTCGGAGAAAAGTGCGGCATCGTCCACCACTTGTCGTACTGCGGCCCGGACGAGAGGATCCGAAGGAAGATCGGATCCTGGTCTCACCGGCGCGAAGTCGTACCGGGCTGGTACTCGGACGTCTGGTGCAGATGGAAGTCGGACCGTGCCCTACGGCACCTGCATCCGACGCACCCTTCGAACTACGGGTTCGCGGAACGGATCCGGATCCCTGCTCAGTTGTCGTCGGTCGCAAAAGAACCAGAAGCGTCCCGCGCCAGCCAGCGCCGCGGCACATCTGAGAAGTGGCCCACGGTGTCCGTATGCATCCCGCTCTTCGGTGGAGAAGAAGACATCGCAGCGTGCCTCGACAGTCTCGAGAGCTGCCGCGACCTTCTGCACGAAGTGATCGTCGTCGACAACGGGTCCCCCGACAAGGCCGCGTCAAGAGTGAAGGAGTGCGAATGGGCGACGCTCATCGAGAACGAGCGCAACCTCGGGTTCGCCAAAGCCAGCAACCAAGCCTACGCACATTCTTCCGGCGATGTAGTGCTGTTCTTGAACAGCGATACGGTCGTCCCCAGGTCGGGACTCGTGGCGCTGATCGAGGATCTAGAACTCTCAGGCACGATCGCGGCCGCAGGGCCGCTTTCCAACACCGTCGGACATTCTCAGCGGACAGAGCCGACTTACACGCGCCTCGAAAACCTCGAACTGTTCGCGGAAGACCTGGCGTCGACTGGATCGGAGCCCCGCGACACGGACATGGCCGTGGGATTTTGCCTGGCCGTCAGGAGGCGCGTGCTTGAGGAGGTCGGACCTTTCGACGAATCGTTCGGGACCGGACTCTTCGAGGACAACGACCTCTGTCACCGTATCCGCAGGGCAGGCTACCGCATCGTGGTCTCGACGAGGTCGTACGTCCACCACAAAGGCTCGGCGAGTTTTGCAAGGGCCGGAATCGACTCCGGCCGGCTGCTTCAGGAGAACGCGCAGAAGTACAAGGACAAGTGGAGGCACGACCTTGAGACAGGGTTCGTGGACGTGCTCCCTGGACTGTCCGAAAGGGCGTGCACGTACGTGGCGGACCGCAAGCCGGAAGTGCTGGTCAGAAAGCTGCGCCCTTTGGTCGAGCGGGCGGACGTCAGCCTTTGCATGATCGTGCGCGACGAAGAGCGCGTGATCGGAGACTGTCTGAGGAGCGCGGCACCGTTCTTCCGGGAGATCGTCGTGGTCGATACAGGATCGACCGACCGGACGGTGGAGATCGCGCGCTCGTTCGGCGCGCGCGTGTACGAGCACACTTGGGAGTCGAGCTTTTCAGTGGCCCGTAACCGATCGCTCTCGTACGCGAACGGCAAGTGGATCTTTTGGATGGACGCGGACGACACCTTGCCTTGGTCGACCGGTGAGGCACTCTTACAGTCGGCCGTAGGGGCACCCGGGCACGTGCACGCCTTTGTCGTCCCCGTGCAGTTCGTGGAGGACGGCGCGCCGTCTGGAACCCGAGTCGACCATGTCAAGCTCTTCAGACGGCTCCCGAACGTGCAGTTCGAGGGCCGGATCCACGAGCAGGTCCTTCCCAGCATCAGGCTCCATGGTGGCGATCTGGGCAGGTTGCCGCAAGTCGTGCTCCATTCGGGATACGACACGTCCGAGGCAGGTCAGGCGAAGAAGCGCGCGAGGGACAGGGTATTGCTAGCCCTCGATTACTTCGAACGGCCCGGGCATCCGTTCGTGCTGTTCAACCTCGGAATGACCTGCCACTTCACCGGACACCACCGGAAGGCCGTAAGGTGGCTCAAGAGAGGATTGAAGTCGGCGAACGCTACCGAAAGCCACGTGCGAAAAGCGTACGACCTATTGGGCGTCTCGTTGAGGGAGCTTGGGAGGCACCACGAAGCGAAGGAAGCCTTTAAGGAGGGGCTGGAGCGCGTGGGAGAAGACGCCGAGCTCCGTTTTCACCTGGGGCTGTCGTGCACGCAGGAGGAGCGGTACGAAGAAGCACTGGTCCACTATGACGCGGTCCTCGCCTACGATCCGGACTCCGCGTTCCACAGTTTCGACATCGGGATCCTAGGGTTCAAGACGCTTCACAACCGTGCGGGGGTCCTTGCGCGTCTTGGCCGGTACTCGGAGGCCAAGACAGACTACAGCGCGGCCATCGAACAAGCTCCCGACTTCCTTCCCAGCACCTTTGAACTGTTCGACCTCGCACTTGGGAAAGAGGACTGGGAATGCGCCGAACGGTGCATCGGCCACGTTGAGTCGCAAGAGGGCCGCTCAAGGAACTATATTGGGATGGTCGCGAGATATGGGTCCGCGATCGGCGGGCCCGGCGGAGACGTAGCGGCCATTTCAAGGGCCGTCGAACGGCATCCTGCCGAGACGGAACCCAGGCTCATGCTCGGACGTCGTCTGGCGGAGACCGGGCGGCTTATAGAAGCCAAGCCGCACTTGGCGCACCTTGCTTCACGAGGCGTAGCGGAAGCCGCGTACGTCCTTGCCGTAGCCGAAGTTATGAGGGACGACTATCCGGCTGCCCGCGACTGGATGTTGCTCGCGCACTCGTTGAACCCCGGCCACGGTCAGACCGTCGAACAGCTCGCGCGGATCAATGCGGCGCTCGGAATGCCTGAGGAGTCCGGGCTTGTACAGTGA
- a CDS encoding iron-sulfur cluster assembly scaffold protein produces MYSDRVLALALDCRHFGRLEGPTHEGLVGIPGEGEFAFFSLRIVDGTVQEAAFETYTCPAAKASCELLCRVIEGKTLEKSKLISDNDLLLLIGGLPEGKGHLAGLAVSALRSCLRGVKTE; encoded by the coding sequence TTGTACAGTGACCGGGTCCTTGCGCTCGCTCTCGATTGTCGCCACTTCGGCCGACTGGAGGGTCCCACGCACGAAGGGCTCGTGGGGATTCCAGGCGAAGGAGAGTTCGCGTTTTTTTCGCTCAGGATCGTCGACGGAACAGTACAGGAAGCCGCGTTCGAGACTTATACGTGTCCTGCCGCAAAGGCGTCCTGCGAACTCCTCTGCCGCGTCATCGAAGGCAAAACATTAGAAAAGTCTAAATTAATTTCTGATAATGACCTGTTACTATTGATAGGAGGACTACCGGAAGGCAAGGGCCACTTAGCCGGCCTGGCAGTCTCCGCGTTACGGAGCTGCCTTCGCGGGGTCAAAACGGAGTAA